TAATCGTCAGTAGCACTTCTGTTAACAGAGTATCTTCAGGGTTGTCACTTTCACGCAACTCCTTAATGAGCTCCACTTGTAGGAAGTTGAGCGGATCTACATATGGGTTGCGGCGCTTCACCGATGATTGAATCGTTGGTGCGTGATCGAGCAATTCTTGATGATCTGAGATTTTTAAAAGAATAGCTTTCGTACGGTTATACTCATCTACAATGTTAGTAAATATTCTATCGCCAATCGCTTCATCCTCAACAAGCGTTTTATATAGAGAAGCCGTTGGAATATCTGCTTTCATCAACGCCATTTGTAAGTTATCAATTGTTGATTTAAAGAATGGCCAATTATGATACATATCCTTCAAAATCTTTAAGTTTTCAGGGCTTTTTTCTGCAAACGTCGATAAGCCTGTTCCTGCCGCATACCAGCCTGGCAGCAACTGACGACTTTGCGTCCATGCAAATACCCATGGAATCGCCCGTAAGTCTTCAAAGCTAAAGCTTTCTCTATTTTTTCGACTCATCGGACGCGAGCCGATATTTAATGAGCTTAGCTCCATTAACGGTGTAGCTTGGATAAAATACGTTAAAAAGTCTTGATCCTGGAAAACAAGAGACTGATATTTTCGTAGCGCAGCTTCAGACACCTCTTCAAGAGCTTGCTCCCAAATTTTTTCACGTAAATGTCCTTGCTCTGATTCCTTCGATACGTGCGCCGCAACCTCAAGCATCGTAGACGCAGCTTGTTCTAAACTACGATACGCAATGTCCGTTAATAGATAACGAGATGACATAACTTCCCCTTGCTCCGTAATTTTCACACCATCACCTAACGTTTCGGCTGGCTGTGATAAAATACTACGATTTAGCGGACCGCCTCCACGACCTAATGACCCACCACGGCCATGGAAAAATTTCAGGCGTACGTTGTAGCTTTTCGCCATTTCATGAATTTCTACTTGCGCTTTATACAGCTTCCAGTTTGCTGTTAAGGTGCCACCGTCTTTACTACCATCTGAATAGCCGAGCATAATTTCTTGATGGTTGCCGCGTACGTCTAAATAGTTGCGATACACATCCATCGTAAACAACGTTTCCATAATTCTTGGTCCTGCTGTTAAATCATCGACTGTCTCTAGCAACGGCGCGACGCTTAATAAACTTTCAACACGACCATCATCATGCAGGCGGTAAATACCCATTTCTTTAGCTAGCACAAGTACTTCTAGTAAATCACTCGCAGACCGAGTCATACTAACAAGATACACTTCAATGGAACGTTCGCCGAATTCCTCATGAGCATCTTTAATCATTTTGAAGCAATTTAGCATTTTACGCGTTTCTTTACTATAATCCTCATGCAGTAATAGCAGCGGACGAGGGTCTTGTAGGATATTTTCAAGAATCTCTATTTTTTCATTTTCCGGTAGCCCTGCATAGTTATCAGTAATTTTTACTTTTCGCAAAATTTCAGTTACTGCCGCTTCGTGCTCCCCACTATGATTCCGAATATCTAGTGTGGCAAGATGGAAGGCAAATAGCTTCACTTGGCGGATGAATTTTTGTAGAATTCGTAGTCTTCTTTCAGTTGGCTGGTGCATTTTAATACTATTTTCTATTAAATATAGGTCACGCAACAGCTCATCGACATGCGCATAGCCAATGTTGTCAGACTTGCCAACGTGGCGAATGCGTTCTAATATAATCGCAAGCTTTCTTCGATATACCTCGGTTTCTACATTCCACTTTTTATCCGCTGCAACATAGATTGCTTCCTCTTGTTCAACCGATTGCAGCAGCTCGTCACTTACTTGTACTCGATTGGTAGAATGGCTGAATAGCTTCATCATTTCCACAATAACTTCTTTATACTTTTTCAATACAAGTCTGCGTTGTCTTTGTAATGTTTCCCAAGTTACATCAGGTGTTACAAACGGATTTCCGTCTCGATCGCCTCCAACCCAAGAGCCAAAGCGTAGAAAGTTAGGCACATTCCATTTTTGCTCTGGGAAGCATTCCCCTAAGCAATCCTCCAAATCTTGATGAATGTCAGGTAAAACATTGAATAATGTATGATCAAAATAATAAAGCGCATTCCGAACCTCATCCAACACGGTCGGTTTATGCTGATGTAGCTCATCTGTTTGCCATAATGTTGTCACTTCATGTATTAGCTTTTCTTCTATAGTTGCTTTTTCTTTTTTTGTTAATAGTGGTTGATCAAGCTGTTTAATATCATCAGCAATGCGCTTCTGGATTTCAAGAACAGAACGTCTTGTCGCCTCTGTTGGATGTGCTGTGATAACTAGCTCAAGCGATAACTTGTTAAGTACATCTTGAATCACTTCAACAGGAATTTGATTGTCCTTCAGCGATAACACAGCACTTTCGAAAGAAGAAGGCTGCACTACATGATCTTCTTCAAGCTGATACTCACGACGACGGCGAATACGATGATTTTGTTCAGCAATATTTACTAAATTAAAATAAACAGAAAAAGCACGAATAACCTGCTCACGCATCGGCGGCTTCAGCTGTTTAATCTCTTGCTTAAGCGCTTCGTACGTTTCTTCCTTAAAATTTTTCCGAAGTGTAATCGTCAGCTCACGAATTTTTTCAACTTTGTCTAGTAACTCGGTCCCCCCGTGAAGAGTTAAAATCTGCCCTAAAATGTTGCCGAGAGTTTTTACATCGCGACGTAGCGGAGAGCTACTATCATTTACATGTATACTAGTTGTCATAAAATCACCTTCTTTGTATTATTTTTTGCTTCGATAAGGGTAGTTGCCTTTGAATTAGGCATGCGTATTTACGTAATGAGGAGAAAACTATCAAGCTTGAGGCAATATGTAAATCTATAAAAATGAAAACACCTCAGACATTACCCAATTATCTTAATTATAAGAAAATTCATGGTATTGATATCATATCATAATACTAGCATTTTATGTAGTATTTTAGCCTTGCAGTTATTTCTGCAAGGCTTTTACATGATTATATACTGTTTATTGTGTCTTTTAAAATAGTAATTATTTTCTCCACTTCTTCATTCGTAATGATGAGTGGCGGCGCTAGTACAAGCGTATCTTGATTATCAAACGTCACCGCGCGACATATGAGACCCCGGTTCGCTGCTTCTTTTACAATTTGCGGGGCGAGGCCGCCCGTAAATTCGATCGCTGCCATAAGACCGAGGCCGCGGCAGCTTTGTATGATGTCAAAGTCGACTGCGAGTGAGCGCAAACCGTCTAGCAGCTCGGCGCCTCGTAGTTTAGCATTCTCAACAAGGTCTTCTTGTTCTAGTAGGTCGATGTTTTTCAGAGCGATGGCGCAGGCTGTCGCGTGTCCGCTGTACGTGTAACCGTGTAACAGCGTGCCTTGTGAGAGCTGCGTAAAATCTTGATGCATTTGCTCTGAGATCATCACTCCACCGAGCTGAGCGTACCCGCTCGTTACTCCTTTTGCAAAGCACATCATATCTGGCGTGACACCCTCGTAGTGCTCCATGCCAAACATCTTTCCGGTTCGACCAAACCCAGTAATGACTTCATCGGTAATTAGCAGAATCCCGTATTCCGTACAAATGTCTTTTATTTTTTTAAAATAATCTGCTGGTGGCACGTGCACACCACCTGCGCCTTGCACAGGCTCTGCGACGATAGCAGCAAATGTATCTGGTCCTTCTTGTTCGATTAGAGCTCGCAACGCTGTGACTTCAAAGTGGTCGACATGAAAAAAGTCGGGTGCGAGCGATTGGGTGAAATCGCGAAACGGCTTGAGTCCCGTTGCGCTTGTCGCCCCCATGGATACGCCGTGATACGACCTGTTTCTAGCGATGATTTTTTTACGCGCAGGCTCGCCCTTTAATAACCAGTAGTGACGCGCGAGCTTATAGGCGGTGTCGTTTGCTTCTGAGCCGCCTGATGTGAAAAACGTCGCAGTAAGCGGCGGTGGTGCTAATTGTGCGAGCTTGGCAGCGAGTTTGATAGCTGGTTCGTTACTAAATGTCGCGAAGCACGAGCTGTACGCGAGTGTCTCCATTTGCTTCTTTGCTGCTTCAGCTAAGTTCTTGCGCCCATGACCGACGTTGACATTCCACAGGGAGGACATCCCGTCAATAACCACGTTGCCTTGTATATCCTCTAGATAAATTCCATAGCCTTTTTTAAAAATAAAAGCTGGACCGCTCGACTGCTGCTCCTGGATAGACGAAGTTGGGTGCAAGAAATGCTTTTTATCAAGCTCTGCGAGATGCTGCGCTTCATCCATCGTGTTCACCTCCACACCAATCGATAATTGTTAAGGCAATAATTTCGGCCGCTTCGAACACTTTGTCTATTTCGATGTATTCGTTCGGGTGATGTGCGTTTTCAGTCACACCAGGACCAAACACAACGGACGGTGTCGCGCCAACATTTGTGAGCAACCCACCATCGGTGCCCCAAGGGGACGCTTCGATTGTTGGCTTGCGCCCGGTCACGTGCTCGAAGTGTGTGGTTAGCTTGTTGATTAGCTCGTGCTCAAGATTGATCGCTCCTGGTAGCCAGCGCGCGCCAAACCATTCGAGCGTGACGGGGTTTTTGGTGAACCACGGGTCCGTTTTGTGAAGCTCGGCGATCCACGTCTCTAATTCTTGCTTCGCTTCATCCATTGTTTCTTCTGGCGAGACACCAATGCGACCTTCAAGCTTTACAAGGTCCGGTACCGACGATGGCCAGTCGCCACCGGTGATTTTGCCAATATTAATAGGCACCGGGATCGGAATGTTGCTGTAAAGAGGATCGGTGATGCTGGCGTTTCGCTTTTCTTCAAGTTTCTTCACATGCTCGACAACAAGAAGCGCCTTTTCTATCGCACTGACTCCTTCGTACCTTGTGCCGCCGTGAGCAGAGCGACCTTTTACGTGAAGGCGAAACCACATCGAGCCTTGTTGCTTCGGAAAAATTTTCATATTCGTTGGCTCCGGGATAAGCGCCGCATCGGCTTTATAGCCGCGGTGGATGGCTGCGAGTGTTCCTAAGCCACCGCTCTCTTCTTCAATGACACTTTGAAAAATTACGTCACCTTTGAGAGGTGTTTCTTGCAGAGCGGCTAGCGCTAGGAGAAGAGCGACATTGCCACCTTTCATATCGGTAGCACCACGACCATAAAGCTTGCCGTCGATAATTTGCCCGCTGAAGGGCGGGTGTGGTGCCCATTGCTCAGGATCGCCCGCTGGTACGACATCAATGTGACCGTTTAAAATAAGCGAGCGCCCGCCACCTGTACCTTTTTTAATACCTACCACGTTCGGACTATTGGTGAAATCCGTTCGCGGCGAAGCAAAGTATGGGTGTTGCTTGAGTGTAGCCCCGTCTGGCTCCCACACATCGATTTGTAGGTTCAGCTGTTGTAGCGTGTCAATAACAATTTGCTGGGCGGGCTTCTCATTTCCTTGAGTACTATTTGCCTGCACGAGTCTTTGTAAGAGGGTGATGCCATAATTTCTGTTTGCCGCAAGCCACTCTTTTATGTGAGTTTTTAACAATACACTCCCCCCTCGGTGATTGTGTTGCTTTGTACGAGACTTTACAATCGTCGGCACACGATTTTGGTTACTAACGAGACTTATCTTCGTTTTGGAAGTTGTTATTGTCTCGATTCTCAGTTCAACCGCTTTATATTTTTACAAATGTCTAGCGGCGCTCAGTCCAACCGCTTTATATTTTTACAAATGTCTAGCGGCGCTCCTGTTTTGGCAATGACATCCTCTACTGTGTGCGGTGCCATTACTTCTTTTAAAAGTAAGCCTTGAGGGATGACTTCAATGACCGCCATATCGGTAATGATTAAACTTACACAAGCCTTGGCAGTAAGCGGCAAAGTGCAAGTCTTGAGGATTTTCGGATCTCCATTTTTATTACAATGATTCATGACAATAATGACTTTTTTTGCTTTTTTCGCGAGCTCCATCGCCCCACCAATACCAGGCACACGTTTTCCTGGCACAATCCAGTTTGCTAGGTCACCTGTTTCGCTAACCTCGAGGCCTCCGAGTATCGTCACGTCTAAGTAACCCGAGCGAATCATGCCAAACGCAGTCGCGCTGTCAAAAAATGAAGCACCTGGAACAGTGGTGACAGGAAAGCCACCCGCATTGCATAAGGTCGGATCCTCTTTTCCTTTGGCGGGTGATTTCCCGATACCTAAAATACCGTTTTCCGCATGAAACATGACATTAAGGTGGGGCGGGAGGTGATTCGGTACAAGTGACGGAATGCCGATACCGAGATTGACGATCATACCATCTTGTATTTCCTGCGCGGCACGCTTCGCGATTCTATTACGCGTATCTACCCCCATGCTCATGTTTAACTCACCTCCACACTTGGAATGTCGTAATTAATGGATACTTTTTGGTGAGGCATTCACTGGGCAGGTTCATAGCCGAACTTCTTTACTATCCTGTTCCACACACCTACTCCCATGCCCATGTCCAGTCCACCCCTTTACTTTGTACGACGCGATCCACGTACACACCAGGTGTGACAATTTCTTCAGGATCCAGCTCGCCGACTTCAACAATTTCATCCGCCTCCACTATCGTGATTGTGCCAGCCATCGCCACGAGTGGATTCGTATTGCGGGCACTAGTTTCATAGATAAGGTTGCCAAATGTATCCGCCCTTTTCGCGTGTATAATGGAGACGTCAGCTGTTAATGCGGTTTCTACTAAATATGCGTTGCCGTTTATGGTGATTTTTTGCTTACCCTCTTCGACCATGCTATCGAGACCAACGTCCGTGAGTATGCCAGCTAGCCCAACACCGCCTGCTCGGATGCGCTCCGCTAACGTACCTTGTGGGGAAAATTCGACCTCGAGTGTCCCGTCCATCATGTATTGACCGGCATTTGGGTTCGAACCAATGTGAGACACGATAATTTTTTTCGCTCGGCGCTGGCTGACAATTTTTCCGATACCAATCGTAGGAAACCCTGTATCATTTCCGATTAGCGTGAGGTCTTTTACACCTTTATCGAGAATACCTTGAATGAGAGTCGGGGGATTCCCGACGCCCCCAAATCCACCAAACATCAACGTACAGCCATCATCAATAAAGGCGAGCGCTTCTTCTAATGAAACAACCTTGTTTATTAGTCGCTTGGGAGATGACTTCATAGCACGAGCCCCCTAACTAATTTTTAAATTCCGGCGGAGTGTGTTGTTCGTATCTTTGATCCTAGCCCATTAAAGTGAAATACGCATAAACCGAGTTTTTTGACGCATAAACAGGTGAAACAGGCGCATAAACACTTGAAACTCACGCATAAACCATTAAAACTAGCGCATAAACACCAAAATCTCACGCAGAAAATGGTAAGGGTGGGGGATTTTTAGCTAATTTGAACTAAAATCAAGCATATTCGATAGATTTTGCCCCTAAACCATCGATTTTCGCCCATTAACTGTAAACACTTACCCCTAAACCACCAATTCTCACCCATAATCTGCAAAAGTTTACCCATAAATCTTTAAGCTTCGCCCATAAACCGTGAAAATCCGCCCTTAAATCAGCAATTTCCGCCCATAAACTCCGGAAATCCTCACCCTCATCTACCAAACTTTCTCCTACTCAACTTCAATCGTCAATCTACTACTTTCATCATTCAATAAACTCGCTCGCAAACTCAGATAATACAACTTTTCCCCTACTACAATTCCCCCGTTACTTCATCGACAGTTTCTTTGAAAATAGCAACTAAGTCATCAATCTGCTGCTTTGTGATAATAAAAGGTGGCGCGATGATGACGGCATCACCGTAAGCACCGACCTTGCCGGCAGATGAAGGGTACACAAGCAGACCTTTGTCTCTTGCTGTATCAACAATTTTTTTCGTCAACCCGACCGACAGCTCAAATGGCTGCTTCGTTCCTAAATCGGCAACAAATTCAACACCAATCATCAAGCCTTTCCCTCTCACATCCCCAATCACTTCTGACTTTTCGGCTAGCGCCTCGAGTTTCTTCATTAAATACGTTCCGTTTTCTTCAACTTTTTCTATTAGTCTATTTTTTTCTATATAATTTATGACAGCAAGAGCCACGGCTGCGGATAGCGGATTCGCACTTAGCGTGTGCCCACTCATAATAGAGTTCGAACCTGCCAATATAGGGGCCATCACTCTTTCACTCACGAGTGTAGCGGCGATTGGCGTGTAGCCTGCACCCATGCCTTTTCCCATCGCAATAATGTCGGGCTTTACATCCCAATGATCCATGCCGTACATCTTTCCTGCCCGCCCGATTCCCGTCATCACTTCATCTGAAATGAACAAAATCTCGTAGCGGTCACAAATCTCTCTTATTTTTTGATAATATCCATCTGGGGGGACAATCACACCACCCGCTGCGCCAACGATGGGCTCTGCAATAAACGCAGCAATTTGGTCAGCACCGGTTCGCTCGATTGCAGTCTCAAGTTCACTAGCGCAGAACAGCTGACAGCTCGGATACTTCAAATTGAACGGACAGCGATAGCAATACGGCGGAGCTACGGTTGGAAAGTCCTCTAACAAACGAGCAAACCGCTCACGCCGTTTTACATGACCTGATAACGACAACGCACCAAGGGTAATACCGTGATAGCTAATCCAGCGCGACATTACTTTCGTCTTTTTAAAATTGCCCTGCTCTTGATAGTGCTGAATAGCAATCTTAAGCGCTGTTTCCGTTGCTTCTGAGCCACTGTTAACGAAAAACGACCAGTAATCCTCCTCGGCTCCGACAAGCTCATTCAACTTAAGCGCAAGCTCCTCGGCTGGTTCGGATGTAAATTGGGACCGATACACAAACGAAACGTTTTGCGCTTGTTCATGCATAGCATCAACAATATCAGGGATCGCATGACCAATGCTCGCAGTAATCGCACCAGAGCAGCCATCTATATATTTTTTTCCGGTGTTGTCATACAAATATATGCCATCACCGTGTGTTACTGTTGGATAAACCTCATTGAGCATCGGCTTAATCAGTAACGAATGACGCTTCATACGAACCCCTCCATACATCAAATCGGGACTCAAAACGCTCCGACTCAACCTTTCAAAACTTAAAGTAATTTCTTTTTAACAATCGTGGTATATCCATTAACTCCTTATAGGAGATTCTTTTTCCAATTACATTCGTATCAATTAAAAGGAGTTGATCCTCTATTTCCTCCGTTACCTTTTCAGATTGATATTCCATCCCGCACGAATTGCACGTTACACCTGGTGTTTCTTCAATTTCAATGGCACGTGTGCCATCTGGTAACTCCCAATACACAGTAGATGTTGTGTTCATTACGTCACTAGCATCACACCACTCACATCTCACTGCGCTCCCCCCTTACTTTCCTTTTTCAATTGAGCCTGATATTTTTTCTCCTTCAGTTCATCACGCTTCTCTCGTTTATCTTTTAACGTGGAGTAATGTTCATTTTGCTTATAGCTTTCACGTCGGTCGTGGCGATGCAATGATTTTGGAACCAGATTAAATTGCTCATCGTTCAGCAGTGATGTAATTCCCGTTTTCGACGGTCGTAAATCGGCCGTTTCATATACTTCATTAAAATAAGCATCAGCTCGGCCTGCGACATAATTTTCTGGCTCTGGATAACTCGTGATCACACCCTCAAAGTTACGTAACACTGTCTTCGTTGGACTTTGCGACAGCAAGTAATTTGGCTGCAGCGCAATTTTTCCGCCACCACCCGGTGCATCTACAACGAATGTCGGTACTGCATAACCAGACGTA
The window above is part of the Bacillus sp. HMF5848 genome. Proteins encoded here:
- a CDS encoding CoA transferase subunit A, with the protein product MKSSPKRLINKVVSLEEALAFIDDGCTLMFGGFGGVGNPPTLIQGILDKGVKDLTLIGNDTGFPTIGIGKIVSQRRAKKIIVSHIGSNPNAGQYMMDGTLEVEFSPQGTLAERIRAGGVGLAGILTDVGLDSMVEEGKQKITINGNAYLVETALTADVSIIHAKRADTFGNLIYETSARNTNPLVAMAGTITIVEADEIVEVGELDPEEIVTPGVYVDRVVQSKGVDWTWAWE
- a CDS encoding aspartate aminotransferase family protein, translating into MDEAQHLAELDKKHFLHPTSSIQEQQSSGPAFIFKKGYGIYLEDIQGNVVIDGMSSLWNVNVGHGRKNLAEAAKKQMETLAYSSCFATFSNEPAIKLAAKLAQLAPPPLTATFFTSGGSEANDTAYKLARHYWLLKGEPARKKIIARNRSYHGVSMGATSATGLKPFRDFTQSLAPDFFHVDHFEVTALRALIEQEGPDTFAAIVAEPVQGAGGVHVPPADYFKKIKDICTEYGILLITDEVITGFGRTGKMFGMEHYEGVTPDMMCFAKGVTSGYAQLGGVMISEQMHQDFTQLSQGTLLHGYTYSGHATACAIALKNIDLLEQEDLVENAKLRGAELLDGLRSLAVDFDIIQSCRGLGLMAAIEFTGGLAPQIVKEAANRGLICRAVTFDNQDTLVLAPPLIITNEEVEKIITILKDTINSI
- a CDS encoding aspartate aminotransferase family protein codes for the protein MKRHSLLIKPMLNEVYPTVTHGDGIYLYDNTGKKYIDGCSGAITASIGHAIPDIVDAMHEQAQNVSFVYRSQFTSEPAEELALKLNELVGAEEDYWSFFVNSGSEATETALKIAIQHYQEQGNFKKTKVMSRWISYHGITLGALSLSGHVKRRERFARLLEDFPTVAPPYCYRCPFNLKYPSCQLFCASELETAIERTGADQIAAFIAEPIVGAAGGVIVPPDGYYQKIREICDRYEILFISDEVMTGIGRAGKMYGMDHWDVKPDIIAMGKGMGAGYTPIAATLVSERVMAPILAGSNSIMSGHTLSANPLSAAVALAVINYIEKNRLIEKVEENGTYLMKKLEALAEKSEVIGDVRGKGLMIGVEFVADLGTKQPFELSVGLTKKIVDTARDKGLLVYPSSAGKVGAYGDAVIIAPPFIITKQQIDDLVAIFKETVDEVTGEL
- a CDS encoding YokU family protein; translation: MRCEWCDASDVMNTTSTVYWELPDGTRAIEIEETPGVTCNSCGMEYQSEKVTEEIEDQLLLIDTNVIGKRISYKELMDIPRLLKRNYFKF
- a CDS encoding 3-oxoacid CoA-transferase subunit B; this encodes MSMGVDTRNRIAKRAAQEIQDGMIVNLGIGIPSLVPNHLPPHLNVMFHAENGILGIGKSPAKGKEDPTLCNAGGFPVTTVPGASFFDSATAFGMIRSGYLDVTILGGLEVSETGDLANWIVPGKRVPGIGGAMELAKKAKKVIIVMNHCNKNGDPKILKTCTLPLTAKACVSLIITDMAVIEVIPQGLLLKEVMAPHTVEDVIAKTGAPLDICKNIKRLD
- a CDS encoding peptidase, coding for MLKTHIKEWLAANRNYGITLLQRLVQANSTQGNEKPAQQIVIDTLQQLNLQIDVWEPDGATLKQHPYFASPRTDFTNSPNVVGIKKGTGGGRSLILNGHIDVVPAGDPEQWAPHPPFSGQIIDGKLYGRGATDMKGGNVALLLALAALQETPLKGDVIFQSVIEEESGGLGTLAAIHRGYKADAALIPEPTNMKIFPKQQGSMWFRLHVKGRSAHGGTRYEGVSAIEKALLVVEHVKKLEEKRNASITDPLYSNIPIPVPINIGKITGGDWPSSVPDLVKLEGRIGVSPEETMDEAKQELETWIAELHKTDPWFTKNPVTLEWFGARWLPGAINLEHELINKLTTHFEHVTGRKPTIEASPWGTDGGLLTNVGATPSVVFGPGVTENAHHPNEYIEIDKVFEAAEIIALTIIDWCGGEHDG
- the ppc gene encoding phosphoenolpyruvate carboxylase, translating into MTTSIHVNDSSSPLRRDVKTLGNILGQILTLHGGTELLDKVEKIRELTITLRKNFKEETYEALKQEIKQLKPPMREQVIRAFSVYFNLVNIAEQNHRIRRRREYQLEEDHVVQPSSFESAVLSLKDNQIPVEVIQDVLNKLSLELVITAHPTEATRRSVLEIQKRIADDIKQLDQPLLTKKEKATIEEKLIHEVTTLWQTDELHQHKPTVLDEVRNALYYFDHTLFNVLPDIHQDLEDCLGECFPEQKWNVPNFLRFGSWVGGDRDGNPFVTPDVTWETLQRQRRLVLKKYKEVIVEMMKLFSHSTNRVQVSDELLQSVEQEEAIYVAADKKWNVETEVYRRKLAIILERIRHVGKSDNIGYAHVDELLRDLYLIENSIKMHQPTERRLRILQKFIRQVKLFAFHLATLDIRNHSGEHEAAVTEILRKVKITDNYAGLPENEKIEILENILQDPRPLLLLHEDYSKETRKMLNCFKMIKDAHEEFGERSIEVYLVSMTRSASDLLEVLVLAKEMGIYRLHDDGRVESLLSVAPLLETVDDLTAGPRIMETLFTMDVYRNYLDVRGNHQEIMLGYSDGSKDGGTLTANWKLYKAQVEIHEMAKSYNVRLKFFHGRGGSLGRGGGPLNRSILSQPAETLGDGVKITEQGEVMSSRYLLTDIAYRSLEQAASTMLEVAAHVSKESEQGHLREKIWEQALEEVSEAALRKYQSLVFQDQDFLTYFIQATPLMELSSLNIGSRPMSRKNRESFSFEDLRAIPWVFAWTQSRQLLPGWYAAGTGLSTFAEKSPENLKILKDMYHNWPFFKSTIDNLQMALMKADIPTASLYKTLVEDEAIGDRIFTNIVDEYNRTKAILLKISDHQELLDHAPTIQSSVKRRNPYVDPLNFLQVELIKELRESDNPEDTLLTEVLLTISGIAAGLRNTG